ATCTTAGCACACAACGACTCTTGATACACCAATAAACGCCAGGCCTGTTTAGCTAACAGCGCTTGGTTAAATAACCTAAGGTCACGAAACCCCATTCCTCCCCGTCCTTTTGGTTTTGTTAGTTTGTCCCAAGCTAACCAGTGGGTTTTCCTCCTACCCTCTTCGTCTCCCCACCAGAAGTTTCTTATAATCTGAGCTAGCTCCTCACATAACGAGACTGGAAACTTAAAAAGTCCCATGGCATAAACTGGCAGCGCTTGCAAAACAGCCTTGATTTGAGATTCCTTAATACCAGTAGAAGCATACTTTTCAACCTAATCTGACGCTCTTTTTAAAGTCTTATCTTTGGTCGACTGGAATTTTCCAACCTTCATTCTACCCTCTGGCACCGAAGACCAAGATATTTATCCTCAAAACCTTCAACAGTAATATTTAGAATAACCATCGTGGACACCTGGTCCTCCATACTGCACTTTTTGCCAAATTTAATGGAGCACTTATTCGGACTAAGAAGCTGACCAGTTCCTTTCTCATAATCCGACAGAATGGTTTTAACAGTTAAGGctttctcataatgtaagacgttttttgactatcttacattatgggacggagggagtaacacatAGCTTGTGCCGAAAGTAGCAACAGATGAAGGTAAATACATTACTTCCACCTATAAAAGAATCATTGCAGATAATCTTGTCCATAAAGAAATGTAAATGCACGTCCAAAAACATGAAATAAATCCCGAATAAATAAATGTTGCACAAAAGAGAAGACGAAACCAGATGCTCGTTCTCCTCCGTAGTCCCTACACGACCGGCGCAACTTGCTCCACCTCCGCTGCCACcgggctccaccaccaccacacaaccCAAAATATCCCCGCCCGTGCGTTCGCCCGCCACGCGCACCCCACGCGCCCCCGCCCCTCCCAGCCCATCGCCGCCGTCCACGTGGAGCGGATCCGGGGACACCACGCGCCTATATCTATCCCCATCTCCACCTCTCCCACCTTCCACCGCACAAACCAAATCCCACTCCCACAATTTCCGGAATAGCAAGCGCGCCGCCGCCGTTCGGGTTCGAGATGTTGCCTAGGGTTGCGCCgtctccggccaccgccgccgccgccgccgcagcggtTGGCCAGCTCTCCGGGGCGGGGCTCACCGCCGGTTCGGTGAGGCTGCCGGGGGCCCTGCCGTCTGCGGCAGGGTCGGCGGTCTGCTGCAGGGCCGCGGCGAAGGGGAAGGAGGTGCTCAGCGGCGTGATGTTCCAGCCGTTCGAGGAGCTCAAGGGGGAGCTGTCCCTCGTGCCGCAGGGCAAGGACCAGTCGCTCGCCAGGCACAAGTTCGTCGACGAGTGCGAGGCCGCCCTCAACGAGCAGATCAAGTGAGTGTTGCTCCGCTTGGTATAAATATAAAATGAATCCTTACTCTTCTCGGTTGCGTGTTTTTCTGACGAATCATGCAGAGATCTAGCAGTATCTCTGTGTTAGGATCGTGAAACCGTTTTAAACTGCCACAAGAGACTCTGTTTCCGCTATGGATTCCAATCCGAAATGGATGCAAATGTCGATTTATAATCTTTAAAATTGCCATTGCAGTGTGGAGTACAATGCCTCGTACGCGTATCACTCCCTCTTCGCCTACTTCGACCGCGACAACGTTGCTCTCAagggatttgccaagtaagtccttCCCCACTCACCACACCACCAAATTTGGCCCGGTGGATTCGTTAAAAATCTACCACTACAGTGTTCTGATGCGCGTTTGTTCTTGCAGGTTCTTCAaggaatcaagcgatgaggagaggGGGCACGCCGAGAAGCTCATGGAGTACCAGGTATCAATTTCGCTACCTCTCTAATTGCTATCTTTGATTGGTCCGGACCGTTGCCCCGTGCTGTTATATACTCATGCTTCGTGTGTTCTTGTGTCGACCAGAACAAACGTGGAGGCAGGGTGAGGCTCCAGTCAATTGTCACACCCTTAACGGAGTTCGACCATCCTGAGAAAGGCGATGCCCTGTATGGTAAGTTGCCTCCTCATACAGTTATTCTGGACGTGTTTGCATTTCACGGCGCGTTACATTACATGGGGAATCCATGTGATGTGCTTATTGTGTGATAACAAGTGTCTGGTTGTTCATGTGAAACTTGAGTTGTCTGGAGTGGTTCGAGGTGTTGCCAGATCAGGAACACAGACAAAAACTCAATGTTGTTGCAAAAGTTCAGTAAACCTTAGGGTGAATCTGGTTGTATGAGTTAGGATTTGCATCATTTTTTTAGGGgaggataaattaatggtcttgttGAGGAGAGGTCAGATCTCTCAGTATCAGCTGCGTGCTGTACTCACTACACTCACAGCTGTTTGATGGCCTTTTGATTATTTGTAATATATTTTGTGTTTTGGAAGCTTTTATTTAAACTGCATGAAGAGGAAGAAAAGTCAAAATATGTGTCGTAACACAAAGTAGCTAAGATTTCTGAAATTATTATTATAGTTTCCCTGACTTCTATTTGTTTTTTTGAACCCTGTGATACATAAGTTTTGATGGTTATATATTTGTTAGCAATGGAACATCTGATACCCTATATTTTAACTTGTGCCTCTCTCGTAATGTCAGCAATGGAGTTGGCTCTAGCTCTTGAAAAGCTGGTGAATGAGAAACTGCACAACCTGCACAGTGTAAGTTGTTCTTCCATGCCTACTTACAGCAAAGTTACTGTGAATGGGCTATGTAATGCTACATCACAGAATCTAAAATGTGGTTGCTCCAAATTAACAGGTAGCTACGAGGTGCAATGATCCTCAGCTGACCGACTTTGTTGAGAGCGAATTCCTTCAGGAGCAGGTACAACTCTCCAAACTCTCCAGTTAATACAGCACGAGACATGTAGCATACGACTATGTTTATTGTCTGTTTTACTAAGTAGAAACACCTCAAATTTATGTGAAAGGTTGACGCCATCAAGAAGATCTCTGAGTATGTGTCGCAGCTGAGAAGAGTCGGCAAAGGCCACGGTCAGTATCTTGCTGAACACTGCTGCATCATTCGGTCGCCTGTGTTTGCCCTGGTTTCTTACGTTGTTTGGATGAAATACAGGAGTGTGGCACTTCGAtcagatgctgcttgaggaggcagcTTGAAGGACACGATGACTACGGGCAATGGAGGATGTAGGTGTGATATGTCAAGTAGTGGACAGATAAGCCAACCACTGGATGTGGTTCTGAGGGATTTTTGCAGTGGGGTTTGTAGGGTGCTATGCTGCTGAACTGCTCTGTGTTTGGGATTTGAAATAAAACGAAGGGAGATGTGCCCCGCTCTTAAATGCCAGTCTTCTGCTCTAATCTTGCTAAATTTACTTGTTGCATCTTGCATCTTGCATCTTGCATCCTGTCTACTTCTTTTACAGTGACTACCGCCTGGAGAAAGatggttttttttcttttggctAAATATCGGCTGATAATTTAGGAAGGGCCCGGTTGCAACGAAATATAGGTGTTAGGCCTCTCCAACAGCAGCCCTATAATAGGGCAGGGCCGTTTTTAGTGCACGAGAGGGTGAAAAATGCCCTCCAAATTTTTAGGGCAGCCCTAAAAAGGGCTTCTCGTGAAAATATTGGGCACTTCAGAGGCTGCCGCGAATTTTTTACTACTCTCGCGACGCACCAATCGCTGCCCTTTTCTTGCGTGCGTGGCCGGAACGCCGCCTCTGCTCGCCTGCCGGCCATCGGGTCGCCATGGCCAGCTCCTCTGACCTTGTAGTCGACCCTACGAAGCTCGCCGCTGCTCTCGCCTTTGCTGCCACTCCTTTCATACTCGATTCCTTGCTTGACTACCTGCGTGGAAGGAAGAAGGAGAGGGACCCACAGCCGCCAGTGCTCCTCGCCATGGCTGGTTCGATTCGCGGTCGCTGCACTCGATTTGGCCGGCACGGTACATGAAAGATTCAGCATCATCTTCGTCGCTGCTCTCCATGTCTGTCATATTCTGCCGCTTCTAATTCAGCCCTCAACTCTTCATCATGCACAACCAGCCTTGTTCTTGCGTTGTTCCGAGTGTAGGTGATATAAGGGCCTATGGGTCGTGCAATAGGATCACCACGAGCTCTCCTAGGATTGTTGCGGCCTGCTAGAGAAGTTGACGCACCCATGGCTTCATCAACCTGAGACCAAAGTAGTGGTGTTTCACCGTCCATGACTTGAGCTTGATCTTCATGTACCATTTCAGTATTGATATCAACCCATTCATTATCCCATTCAAATTCTTCTAGTACAAGTGGACTAGATTTCTTTGCTTTAGAGCCTTGCTCATGCAGATTCTGAAACCTAGCTTCCATTTTCCGGTTGTACGAGACATATGATAGCTTGTTCAATCTCTTGTACTCTAGACGGTTTCTCCCTTTGGTGTGGATCTGCAAGCACACAAATATGTGAGAAGCTGCTGCAATTAGCCTATCAAACCAACCAACTAATGGCTACTTACATGAGCAAATACACTCTAATTGCGCTCGCAGCCAGATGCTGAACAACATAGACTAATGATTCGCTTTGCAAGAGTTTGGAGGTCAAAAGCAAGGCCACCATAAGCATTCCACCAAAGAACTACAAAACCAAGAAGTCCCACATTAAAGAGAAGGCCACAATAACCAGCAATTAGTGGAGTAATTGAGCTGAACAAGAAGACACAAGCTGCCATAAAATTTATACTTACGAGGGCTTTTTTGTCACGATCTTTAATTGACAATGGCTTCGAGAAACATTCACTCCCCAGCTCATAGTCGTCAGCTTCCCTACTAATAGTTGCTTGCTGCTCATCATCGGGCACCATCTTCCATAGCACATCATTGAACATTGAACGGAGACGGGCAGCTTGTCTTCTGTTGGACTCCTTAATGGCAAAGAATTTATTTGGGTTCAAGAACAAAGCAGCCCCATGTAGCTTTTGTTCCATCTGATTACCCACCTCTTATCAACAATAGCTACCACTTGACCTAGGAGGTTTGGCTTATGTGCCAAAGCTTCCCTTATGGTGTCTTTGCAAAATCCATGGCTGCCCACATTTCCGCCATAGCCGAAGTCTCATCACCATCAGTGATCCTCAAAGCTCTAAGAAGTGGCTGTGAAGCTCTCATGCAATGCTCCACCGATTGCCAAAATGACACGGAGATCACAGTTGCTTCAGCTGCCTtccctcctgttggggaacgtagcagaaattcaaaattttctacgcatcaccaagatcaatctatggagatactagcaacgagagagaggggagtgcatctttatacccttgaagatcgcgatgcggaagcgttacaagaacgcggatgaaggagtcgtactcgtagcgattcagatcacggttgattccgatctaagcgtcgaacaacggcacctccgcgttcaacacacatgcagcccgatgacgtctcccgtgccttgatccagcaaggggagagggagaggttggggaatactccgtccagcagcagcacaacgacgtggtggtgatggaggagcgtgccactccagcagggcttggccaagcactgcgagagacgaggagggagaggggtagggctgcgccaagggaagggtgtggctgccctctctctccctcactatatatagggggaagggaggagggggaggcgccctaggggaggggcggcggccacaggggaaaccctagatgggtttgggcgcccccacccctaggaaacttgccccccaagccgggaggggtggctgccctaggggaggcgcccccacctctccacgttatgtgagatggggtgggaggggcgcgcagcctcttagtgggctgatgtgccccctccccttggcccataaggccccccaacgcttgtcggggcctccgaaacacctttcggtcaggctggtcgtcacccggtactcccagaacaatttcggactccaatacccttcttccaatatatcgatcttcacctccagaccattccggagctcctcatcatgtccgggatctcatccgggactccgaacaaccttcggtaaccacatactatttcccataacaactctagcgtcaccgaaccttaagtgtgtagaccctacgggttcgagaaccatgcagacatgaccgatacgttctctggtcagtaaccaacagcgggatctggatacccatgttggctcccacatgttccatgatgatctcatcggatgaaccacgatgtcaaggattcaagcaatcccgtatgcaattccctttgtcaatcggtatgttacttgcccgagattcgatcgtcggtatcccaatacctcattcaatctcgttaccgacaagtcactttactcgttccataatgcatgatcccatgactaactacttagtcacattgagctcattatgataatgcattaccgagtgggcccagagatacctctccgtcacacggagtgacaaatcccagtctcgattcgtgccaacccaacagacactttcggggatacccgtagtgcacctttatagccacccagttacgttgtgacgtttggcacacccaaatcattcctacggtatccgggagttgcacaatctcatggtctatggaaatgatacttgacattagaaaagctttagcaaacgaactacacgatcttatgctatgcttaggattgggtctcgtccatcacatcattctcctaatgatgtgatcccgttatcaatgacatccaatgtccatggtgaggaaaccatgaccatctgttgatcaacgagctagtcaactagaggctcactagggacatgttgtgatctatgtattcacacatgtattacggtgtccagttaatacaattatagcatgaacaatagacaattatcatgaacaaggaaatacaataataaccattttattagtgcctctagggcatatttccaatagtctcccacttgcactagagtcaataatctagttcacatcactatgtgattgtaatgaattcaacacccatggggtttgatcatatctcgcttgtgagagaggttattagtcaacgggtctgaatctttcagatccgtgtgtgctttacaaatctccatgtcatctcctagatgcagctaccacgctctatttggagctattccaaatatctgttctactatacgattccggtttactactcagaataatctggattagtgtcaaagttcgcatcggcgtaaccctttacgacgaactcttttaccacctccataatcgagaaaattccttagtccactagttactaaggatatgtttgaccgctgtcttgttatccattcctggatcattcttgtaccccttgactgactcatggcaaggcacacttcaggtgcggtacacagcatagcatactgtagagcctatgtctgaagcataggggacgaccttcgtccattctctctcttctgccgaggtcatgtcttgagtcttactcaatactcacaccttataacacagccaagaactccttcttcgccgatctattttgaacttcttcaaaatcttgtcacggcatgtattcatttgaaagtattattgagtgtttttgatctatccttatagatcttgatgctcaatgttcaagtagcttaatccaggttttccattgaaaaacaccttttcaaataccctatatgctttctagaaattctatatcatttctgatcaacaatacgtcaacaacatatactcatcaaaaattctatagtgctcccactcacttctttggaaatacaagtttctcataaactttgtataaatccaaaatctttgatcatctcatcaaagagtatattccaactctgagatgcttattccagtccttagaaggattgctggagctttgcatacttgttagcatcttttaggattgtcaaaaccttctggttgtatcagatacaacctttcctcaagaaaatcgtcgaggaaactatattttgacatcctatctgcaagatttcataaataatgcagtagctgctaatataattctaacagactcttagcattgctacgagtgagaaagtatcatcgtagtcaactccttgaacttgtcggaaaacatctcagcgacaagtcgagctttgttaatggtgacacttaccatcattgtctgtcttccctttttaaaatccatctgtacccaacagccttatgaccatcaagtagttcttccaaagtctacactttgttttatacatggatcttctctcgaattttatggcctcgagccaattgtcggaatccgggcccaccatcgcttctccatagctcgtaggttcattgttgtctagcaacatgacctccaagacaggattactgtaccactctgaagcagtacacgtccttgtcgtcctacgaggttcggcagtgacttgatccgaggcttcatgatcactatcatcagcttccacttcaattggtgtaggtgccacaggaacaacttcctgtgccctgctacacactagttgtagtgacggttcaataaccatatcaagtctccaccatcctcccactcaattctttcgagagaaacttttcctcgagaaaggacccgatcctagaaacaatcacttttgcttccggatctgaaataggaggtatacccaactgttttgggtgtcctatgaagatgtatttatccgctttgggttcaagcttatcaggatgaaacctttttttcacataagcgtcacagccccaaacgttcaagcaacgacagcttaggtttctctaaaccatagttcatacggtgtcatctcaacggaattacgtggtgccctatttaaagtgaatgtggttgtctctaatgcctaacccatgaatgatagtggtaattcgataagagatatcatggtatgccccatatccaatggggtgcatctatgatgttcggacacaccatcacactatggtgttccaggcggtgttagttgtgaaataatttccataatgtctcaattgtgtaccaaactcgcaactcagatattcatctctatgatcatatcatagacattttatcctcttgtcacgacgatcttcaacttcactctgaaattacttgaaccattcaataattcagacttatgtttcatcaagtaaatat
Above is a window of Triticum dicoccoides isolate Atlit2015 ecotype Zavitan chromosome 5B, WEW_v2.0, whole genome shotgun sequence DNA encoding:
- the LOC119308515 gene encoding ferritin-1, chloroplastic-like — translated: MLPRVAPSPATAAAAAAAVGQLSGAGLTAGSVRLPGALPSAAGSAVCCRAAAKGKEVLSGVMFQPFEELKGELSLVPQGKDQSLARHKFVDECEAALNEQINVEYNASYAYHSLFAYFDRDNVALKGFAKFFKESSDEERGHAEKLMEYQNKRGGRVRLQSIVTPLTEFDHPEKGDALYAMELALALEKLVNEKLHNLHSVATRCNDPQLTDFVESEFLQEQVDAIKKISEYVSQLRRVGKGHGVWHFDQMLLEEAA